In Anaerolineales bacterium, one DNA window encodes the following:
- a CDS encoding DNA-binding protein: MFKEKDFQDNVLRINTLLKAKDVAEILKISRAMAYTLMQRGEIPTVRIGKARRVRPEDLIKYIESNTNSLNPYFE; this comes from the coding sequence ATGTTCAAGGAAAAGGATTTTCAGGATAATGTCTTAAGAATCAACACACTCCTCAAAGCTAAAGATGTGGCTGAAATATTGAAGATCAGCCGCGCGATGGCATATACTTTGATGCAAAGAGGAGAAATCCCTACGGTCAGGATCGGAAAAGCTCGACGTGTCCGTCCCGAGGATTTAATAAAATATATCGAAAGCAATACAAATTCGTTGAACCCATATTTTGAATAG